The Litorilinea aerophila genome window below encodes:
- a CDS encoding glycosyltransferase family 4 protein, translating to MPVTSPRPSTLQVILDVGPAVHQGAGLSRYAGQLARHLLAEAPPEMALTFFYNAHSGHDLPQELAQAPRRTLPLNQYAWRLSVLASQLLGIPYPGILPRSSPDSRPILYHATEHLLPYLPVPTVLTVHDLIFERYPQHHTWTNRLFLRVGMPLFVRRADAIIAVSRHTQRDLMELYRVPPAKIHLIYQGIDPAFRPAPPAEVQRIRQRYSPDRPYLLMVGTLEPRKNHATALRALLRLKQAGHPHRLLVVGGRGWLFEPIQEEVKRLGLEGDVTFAGYVPGADLPPLYTGADCVLMPSLYEGFGFPVLEAMACGAPVVCSQVSSLPEVAGDVAMLVPPTDDAALAAAVGQILQEPERAAAMRTQGPLYAARFRWDECARQTVALYQALAQKSKPSSRHLPS from the coding sequence ATGCCGGTCACATCCCCCCGCCCCTCGACCTTGCAGGTGATTTTGGACGTGGGACCTGCGGTGCACCAGGGCGCGGGCCTGAGCCGCTATGCAGGCCAGCTCGCCCGCCATCTGCTGGCCGAGGCGCCCCCGGAGATGGCCCTGACCTTCTTCTACAACGCCCACAGCGGGCATGACCTGCCCCAGGAGCTGGCCCAGGCTCCCAGGCGTACCCTGCCCCTGAACCAGTATGCCTGGCGGCTGAGCGTGTTGGCCAGCCAGCTCCTGGGTATCCCCTACCCCGGTATCCTGCCCAGGTCCTCCCCGGACAGCAGGCCGATCCTGTACCACGCCACGGAACATCTCCTGCCCTACCTGCCCGTGCCCACGGTGCTCACCGTCCACGACCTCATCTTCGAGCGCTACCCCCAGCACCACACCTGGACCAACCGGCTCTTCCTGCGGGTGGGCATGCCCCTCTTCGTGCGCCGGGCAGATGCCATCATCGCCGTGAGCCGCCACACCCAACGGGACCTGATGGAGCTCTACCGGGTTCCGCCGGCCAAAATTCACCTGATTTACCAGGGCATTGATCCGGCCTTCAGGCCCGCCCCGCCGGCCGAGGTCCAGCGGATCCGGCAGCGCTACAGCCCGGATCGGCCATACCTGCTCATGGTGGGCACCCTGGAGCCCCGCAAGAACCATGCCACGGCCCTGCGCGCGCTCCTGCGCCTGAAACAGGCCGGCCATCCCCATCGACTGCTGGTGGTGGGGGGCCGGGGCTGGCTTTTTGAGCCCATCCAGGAGGAAGTGAAACGGCTGGGGTTGGAAGGGGATGTCACCTTCGCCGGCTATGTGCCGGGCGCAGATCTGCCGCCCCTCTACACCGGCGCGGACTGCGTGCTCATGCCCAGCCTCTACGAGGGCTTCGGCTTTCCGGTGCTGGAGGCCATGGCCTGCGGCGCGCCGGTGGTTTGCAGCCAGGTGAGCAGCCTGCCGGAGGTGGCCGGCGACGTGGCGATGCTGGTGCCGCCCACGGACGACGCAGCGCTGGCCGCGGCCGTGGGCCAGATCCTCCAGGAGCCCGAGCGGGCGGCGGCCATGCGCACCCAGGGGCCGCTCTACGCGGCGCGCTTCCGCTGGGACGAATGCGCGCGGCAGACGGTGGCGCTGTATCAGGCGCTGGCCCAAAAGAGCAAGCCATCGTCCAGGCACCTCCCGTCGTAG
- a CDS encoding citrate synthase family protein codes for MSDPLFYTAREAAAELGISLGTLYAYVSRGLIRSEATAEGGRKRRYHAADVQALKQRRERRRRPAQGLDDALHFGDPVLESAITLIENGRLYYRGHEATELARTHPFEAVAALLWTGRFHTEGIFEAEDETVARLLAPCQELAPRLRRLTPMEQLQALLPLAAAEDLAAHDLNPTAVARTGARLLALATGVLTGQAGQGPIAQQLQQAWLPDRPDAAQLLNAALILCADHELNASAFVARGVASTGATPYATVIAGLAALQGPRHGGDTARCEALLRDAREDVREAIARRVKQGDRLPGFGHPLYPAGDPRAACLLEATRAACPDGPAMEVANALIQAVQAHFGLYPNLDFALATLAQALELPAGRALALFALGRMAGWIGHALEQYQSDRLIRPRARYVGVRPQAG; via the coding sequence ATGTCCGACCCACTCTTCTACACCGCCCGGGAAGCCGCCGCGGAGCTCGGCATCAGCCTGGGCACCCTCTACGCCTACGTCAGCCGGGGCCTGATCCGCTCCGAGGCTACGGCCGAAGGTGGCCGAAAACGCCGCTACCACGCGGCCGATGTCCAGGCCCTGAAGCAGCGGCGGGAGCGCCGCCGTCGCCCGGCCCAGGGGCTGGACGACGCCCTGCACTTCGGCGACCCGGTGCTGGAGTCGGCCATCACCCTGATCGAAAACGGACGCCTCTACTACCGGGGTCACGAGGCCACGGAGCTCGCCCGCACCCACCCCTTCGAGGCGGTGGCCGCCCTCCTCTGGACCGGCCGCTTCCACACAGAGGGGATCTTCGAGGCGGAAGACGAAACAGTGGCCCGGCTGCTGGCGCCCTGCCAGGAGCTGGCCCCCCGGCTCCGCCGGCTGACGCCCATGGAGCAGCTCCAGGCCCTGCTGCCCCTGGCCGCGGCCGAGGACCTGGCCGCCCACGACCTGAACCCCACTGCCGTGGCCCGCACCGGCGCCCGCCTCCTGGCCCTGGCCACCGGCGTTTTGACGGGCCAGGCCGGCCAGGGCCCCATCGCGCAGCAGCTCCAGCAGGCCTGGCTTCCTGACCGGCCGGACGCGGCCCAATTGTTGAACGCGGCCCTGATCCTCTGCGCCGACCATGAGCTGAACGCCTCGGCCTTCGTAGCCCGGGGCGTGGCCTCCACCGGCGCCACGCCCTACGCCACCGTGATCGCGGGCCTGGCTGCCCTCCAGGGACCTCGACATGGCGGGGACACCGCCCGGTGCGAGGCCCTCCTGCGGGACGCCCGGGAGGATGTACGGGAAGCCATTGCCCGGCGGGTGAAGCAGGGGGATCGGCTGCCCGGCTTCGGCCATCCCCTGTACCCGGCCGGCGATCCCCGGGCCGCCTGCCTGCTGGAGGCTACCCGGGCCGCATGCCCGGACGGGCCGGCCATGGAGGTGGCCAACGCGCTGATCCAGGCGGTGCAGGCCCATTTCGGGCTATACCCCAACCTGGACTTCGCCCTGGCGACCCTGGCCCAGGCCCTGGAGCTGCCGGCTGGCCGGGCGCTGGCCCTCTTTGCCCTGGGGCGCATGGCAGGCTGGATCGGCCACGCGCTGGAGCAATACCAGAGCGACCGCCTGATCCGGCCCCGAGCCCGCTACGTGGGTGTCCGGCCCCAGGCCGGGTGA
- a CDS encoding citrate synthase/methylcitrate synthase codes for MSTTQTAQTTDAFKPGLEGVIAAETRLSSVDGQKGELIIAGFPLEELAAHATFEETAYLLWYDHLPTAAELERFRAELAGYRALPAATLTLLEQVAQVRRPAMDALRIAAGAMDLDARDLDDHGLARLALARIPTIVAAYWRLLHGQAPVEPDPELGHAANYLYMLEGARPTPAKVRGLETYLNTVSDHGLNASTFAARVIIATQSDLVSALVGAIGALKGPLHGGAPGPALDMVFEIGDVSRAESYLREKLERGERLMGFGHRVYKVRDPRAEVLARAAEVMYRDGGDMALYNLAREVEKIAVALLAEYKPGRNLQTNVEFYTALLLHGLGLDTDLFTPTFAVGRTAGWIGHCFEQRATGRLIRPDSRYIGERNRRWVPLEQR; via the coding sequence ATGTCAACTACCCAAACGGCTCAAACCACCGACGCCTTCAAGCCTGGCCTGGAAGGCGTCATCGCCGCCGAGACCCGCCTGAGCAGCGTAGATGGCCAGAAAGGCGAGCTCATCATCGCTGGCTTTCCCCTGGAAGAGCTGGCCGCCCATGCCACCTTCGAGGAAACGGCCTACCTCCTCTGGTACGATCACCTGCCCACGGCCGCCGAGTTGGAGCGCTTCCGGGCCGAGCTGGCCGGGTATCGGGCGCTGCCCGCCGCCACCCTGACCCTGTTGGAGCAGGTGGCCCAGGTCCGCCGCCCGGCCATGGACGCGCTGCGCATCGCCGCGGGGGCCATGGATCTGGATGCCCGCGACCTGGATGACCATGGGCTGGCTCGCCTGGCCCTGGCCCGTATCCCCACCATCGTGGCGGCCTACTGGCGGCTGCTCCACGGCCAGGCCCCGGTAGAGCCCGATCCGGAACTGGGCCACGCGGCCAACTACCTCTACATGCTGGAGGGTGCCCGCCCCACGCCGGCCAAGGTGCGGGGCCTGGAGACCTATCTCAACACCGTCTCCGACCACGGGCTCAACGCCTCCACCTTCGCCGCCCGGGTGATCATCGCCACCCAGTCGGACCTGGTCTCCGCGCTGGTGGGGGCCATTGGCGCGCTCAAGGGACCTCTCCACGGCGGCGCGCCGGGGCCGGCCCTGGACATGGTCTTCGAGATCGGCGACGTTTCCCGGGCAGAGTCCTACCTGCGGGAGAAGCTGGAGCGGGGCGAACGGCTCATGGGCTTCGGCCACCGGGTCTACAAGGTGCGGGACCCCAGGGCCGAGGTGTTGGCCCGGGCCGCGGAGGTCATGTATCGGGATGGCGGGGACATGGCCCTCTACAACCTGGCTCGGGAGGTGGAGAAGATTGCCGTGGCGCTGCTGGCCGAATACAAGCCGGGGCGCAACCTGCAGACCAATGTGGAGTTCTACACCGCGCTCCTGCTCCACGGCCTGGGCCTGGACACGGACCTCTTCACTCCCACCTTCGCGGTGGGGCGTACCGCCGGCTGGATCGGCCACTGTTTTGAGCAGCGGGCCACGGGCCGCCTGATCCGCCCCGATTCCCGCTACATTGGCGAGCGCAACCGCCGCTGGGTTCCCCTGGAGCAGCGTTAG
- a CDS encoding PD-(D/E)XK nuclease family protein, producing the protein MHAVNDPKHPYPRLPDTFAFSQSSLQAYQDCPRRFWLAYVEQLPWPAVEAAPVQDHEQLMRLGAAFHRLVERVEIGLDPALLAASLPPPLDAWFAAYRAHRPAHLPEAHKEVERILSVPFGLEGRPDSPEQGFRLAAKYDLIAADPEGRVVIVDWKTSRRRPEPATLRQRLQSLIYPYVLVEASPSLPWGPVQPEQVEMLYWFTAAPEQPIRFRYDGSQHQENQRRLQQLLAEILAGQRPADFPKVPDTEANRRRFCQFCVYRSRCNRGTAAGDLDDVEDMEDFFAVDVTAALEFTLDDVAELAF; encoded by the coding sequence ATGCACGCTGTGAATGACCCAAAGCATCCATACCCACGCCTGCCGGACACCTTCGCCTTCAGCCAGTCCAGCCTGCAGGCCTACCAGGACTGCCCGCGACGCTTCTGGCTGGCCTATGTGGAGCAACTGCCCTGGCCCGCGGTGGAGGCCGCGCCCGTCCAGGACCATGAGCAGCTCATGCGCCTGGGCGCGGCCTTCCATCGCCTGGTGGAGCGGGTCGAGATCGGCCTGGACCCGGCGCTTCTGGCCGCCAGCCTGCCCCCCCCGCTGGATGCCTGGTTCGCTGCCTACCGGGCCCACCGGCCGGCCCACCTCCCCGAGGCGCACAAGGAGGTAGAGCGAATCCTGTCCGTGCCCTTTGGCCTGGAAGGGCGCCCCGACAGCCCTGAACAGGGCTTCCGGCTGGCCGCCAAATACGACCTGATCGCCGCTGACCCAGAAGGCCGGGTGGTCATCGTGGACTGGAAGACCAGCCGGCGCCGCCCAGAGCCGGCCACCCTCCGGCAACGCCTGCAGAGCCTCATCTACCCCTACGTTTTGGTAGAGGCCTCCCCCTCCCTGCCCTGGGGGCCTGTGCAGCCAGAGCAGGTGGAGATGCTCTACTGGTTCACCGCGGCGCCGGAACAGCCCATCCGCTTTCGCTATGATGGCAGCCAACACCAGGAGAATCAGCGGAGACTCCAGCAGTTGCTGGCCGAGATCCTGGCCGGCCAGCGGCCTGCAGACTTCCCCAAAGTGCCCGACACCGAGGCCAACCGACGCCGTTTCTGCCAGTTCTGCGTCTACCGAAGCCGCTGCAACCGGGGCACAGCAGCCGGTGACCTGGACGATGTGGAGGATATGGAAGACTTCTTCGCCGTGGACGTGACCGCCGCCCTGGAGTTCACCCTGGACGACGTGGCCGAACTGGCCTTCTGA
- the udk gene encoding uridine kinase yields the protein MGNKGFVIGVAGGTGSGKTTVSRRIQEAIGLQHIAYLQHDSYYRDHSHLPPEERAACNYDHPDSLDTPLLVQHIRQLLQGQPVEVPIYDFATHARLRQTQRVLPAPIVLVEGILVFVEPALRELMDMRIFVDTDPDIRFIRRLQRDIQERGRSLESVVRQYLATVRPMHLEFVEPSKRYADIIVPEGGNNRVAMEMIISRIQAILQQR from the coding sequence ATGGGCAACAAGGGTTTTGTCATCGGCGTGGCCGGCGGCACCGGCAGCGGCAAGACCACGGTGAGCCGGCGCATCCAGGAGGCCATCGGCCTCCAGCACATCGCCTACCTGCAACACGACAGCTACTACCGGGATCACAGCCATCTGCCGCCGGAAGAGCGGGCTGCCTGCAACTATGACCACCCGGACAGCCTGGACACGCCCCTGCTGGTCCAGCACATCCGCCAGCTCTTGCAGGGTCAGCCGGTGGAGGTGCCCATCTACGACTTCGCCACCCACGCCCGCCTGCGCCAGACCCAGCGGGTGCTGCCCGCCCCCATCGTGCTGGTGGAAGGGATCCTGGTCTTCGTGGAGCCGGCCCTGCGGGAACTGATGGACATGCGCATCTTCGTGGACACCGACCCGGACATCCGCTTTATCCGCCGTCTGCAGCGGGACATCCAGGAGCGGGGCCGCTCCCTGGAGTCGGTGGTGCGCCAGTACCTGGCCACCGTGCGCCCCATGCACCTGGAGTTTGTGGAGCCGAGCAAGCGCTACGCGGATATCATCGTGCCTGAGGGGGGCAACAACCGGGTGGCCATGGAGATGATCATCAGCCGCATCCAGGCCATCCTCCAGCAGCGATGA
- a CDS encoding helicase C-terminal domain-containing protein: MAERIYVALDLETTGLDPRRDAIIEIGAVRFRSCVQAGRMVHQVLERFVTFVNPGRAIPLRIQQITGIRDQDVAHAPPVEAVAPELLAFVTRDVAGVVAHNASFDLDFLQAAGIQFHRPTLDTFELASILLPGMASYGLGELCQALSIPLSDAHRALDDAEATAALFSLLRQQIWALPPAVAATLLACGQESNWTPLELFAERLDEEEQEPDTTALARGIPLGRRARPMPQMDVPDSLLLDQETLSGVADPEVLRARVQAIFAPGGSLNQLLGPHYEPRDGQLQMALQVIEALNRGEHLLLEAGTGTGKSMAYLVPAALWSLAHQRRVVVATNTIALQDQLMDKDIPLLQRLLSLEGHPPVNTALLKGRGNYLCTRRLQAWYQGRRLSPLELRVLAKVLVWLPTTESGDVSELFLPTPGERAIWARLCSDPATCTPERCHGQMEPGPRGGRPHRDFFLEARQQAERAHLLVINHALLMADIAASRGLPDGPARRVLPPYSHLVVDEAHRLEDAATEQLTYRVEWPSVASLLGRMGPNGDLMAHLSQAAHQRLDHGLASLLRSVAGQVQALQARLQEFAQVLRNYALAHEEIRQEFTYAQRLRLDGRVRTQPAWSQVEIEWDHVSGHLHSLARQLSELTAYLEQAGWGRGRGGPEPYATYLDDLHGIATAVAELARWLDRIIFQPRPTGARVSLREGSRGGARPPEGDIVTWLEVNEKEGEVSLVAAPLYVSDVLEKALVRGCRSAIFTGATLRTGSGFSFIRERLGLWEVAAATVESPFDYQRNALLFLPSDMPEPNHVHYQQAVEQAIIKAAMASNGATLVLFTSYNQLRATAEAIRGPLDRAGITVLQHGVSSRQRLLREFRQTERAVLLGTRSFWEGIDLPGDELRCLLIVRLPFAVPSDPMVAARSAEMENPFWDYTLPDAILRLRQGFGRLIRRTTDRGVVIILDSRIWRKEYGQAFLESLPTCTVRHAPLSNLDEEIRRWLHPSSGK; encoded by the coding sequence ATGGCAGAGCGTATCTACGTCGCTCTGGATCTGGAAACGACTGGCCTGGACCCCAGGCGCGACGCCATCATCGAGATCGGCGCGGTGCGCTTTCGCTCCTGCGTGCAGGCAGGAAGGATGGTCCACCAGGTGCTGGAGCGTTTCGTCACCTTCGTCAACCCGGGGCGCGCCATCCCCCTGCGCATCCAGCAGATCACTGGCATCCGAGATCAGGACGTGGCCCACGCGCCGCCCGTGGAGGCGGTGGCGCCAGAGCTGCTGGCCTTCGTCACCCGGGACGTGGCCGGGGTGGTGGCCCACAACGCCAGCTTCGACCTGGACTTCCTCCAGGCCGCGGGCATCCAGTTCCATCGCCCCACCCTGGACACCTTCGAGCTGGCCTCCATCCTGCTTCCGGGCATGGCCAGCTATGGGCTGGGCGAACTGTGCCAGGCCCTCTCCATCCCCCTCTCCGATGCCCACCGGGCCCTGGATGATGCAGAAGCCACCGCCGCCCTTTTCAGCCTCCTGCGCCAACAGATCTGGGCCCTGCCTCCGGCTGTTGCTGCCACCCTGCTGGCCTGCGGCCAGGAGAGCAACTGGACGCCCCTGGAGCTCTTTGCCGAACGCCTGGATGAGGAGGAGCAGGAACCGGACACGACGGCCCTGGCCCGGGGAATTCCACTCGGGCGTAGGGCCCGGCCCATGCCACAGATGGATGTGCCCGACTCCCTGTTGCTGGACCAGGAAACACTCTCCGGAGTGGCCGATCCGGAGGTCCTGCGGGCGCGGGTGCAGGCCATCTTTGCCCCCGGCGGCTCCCTGAACCAACTCCTGGGCCCCCACTACGAACCCCGGGATGGCCAGCTCCAGATGGCCCTGCAGGTGATCGAGGCCCTGAATCGGGGCGAACACCTCCTGTTAGAAGCCGGCACGGGCACCGGCAAGAGCATGGCCTACCTGGTGCCAGCCGCCCTCTGGAGCCTGGCCCACCAGCGCCGGGTGGTGGTAGCCACCAACACCATCGCGCTCCAGGACCAGCTCATGGACAAGGACATCCCCCTGCTCCAGCGGCTGCTGAGCCTGGAAGGCCACCCGCCTGTGAACACCGCCCTGCTCAAGGGGCGGGGCAACTACCTCTGCACCCGCCGGCTGCAGGCCTGGTACCAGGGCCGTCGCCTCTCTCCGCTCGAGCTACGGGTCCTGGCCAAGGTACTGGTCTGGCTCCCCACCACCGAGAGCGGGGATGTAAGTGAGCTCTTCCTGCCTACGCCGGGAGAACGGGCCATCTGGGCCCGCCTATGCTCCGACCCGGCCACCTGCACGCCGGAACGATGCCACGGGCAGATGGAGCCCGGCCCCCGAGGCGGCCGCCCCCATCGGGACTTCTTCCTGGAGGCGCGCCAGCAGGCCGAACGGGCCCACCTCCTGGTCATCAACCACGCCCTGCTCATGGCCGACATCGCCGCGTCCCGGGGGCTCCCGGACGGCCCCGCGCGGCGAGTCCTGCCCCCCTACAGCCACCTGGTGGTGGACGAAGCCCACCGCCTGGAAGACGCGGCCACGGAGCAGCTCACCTACCGGGTGGAGTGGCCCTCGGTGGCCAGCCTACTGGGCCGCATGGGCCCGAACGGAGACCTGATGGCCCACCTGTCCCAGGCCGCCCACCAGCGCCTGGACCACGGGCTGGCCAGCCTGCTACGCAGCGTGGCCGGGCAGGTCCAGGCGCTGCAGGCCCGGCTGCAGGAGTTCGCCCAGGTGCTGCGCAACTACGCTCTCGCCCACGAGGAGATCCGCCAGGAGTTCACCTATGCCCAGCGCCTGCGTCTGGACGGCAGGGTCCGCACCCAGCCGGCGTGGAGCCAGGTGGAGATCGAGTGGGATCACGTCAGCGGCCACCTGCACAGCCTGGCCCGCCAGCTCAGCGAGCTCACAGCCTACCTGGAGCAGGCCGGCTGGGGCCGCGGCCGCGGGGGGCCCGAACCCTACGCCACCTACCTGGATGACCTCCACGGCATCGCGACGGCCGTGGCCGAGCTGGCCCGCTGGCTGGACCGGATCATCTTTCAGCCCCGCCCAACGGGCGCCCGGGTGAGCCTGCGGGAGGGCAGCCGGGGAGGCGCCCGCCCCCCGGAAGGCGACATCGTCACCTGGCTGGAAGTCAACGAAAAGGAGGGGGAGGTGAGCCTGGTGGCCGCGCCCCTGTACGTCAGCGACGTGCTGGAAAAGGCCCTGGTCCGGGGCTGTCGCAGCGCCATCTTCACCGGCGCCACCCTGCGCACCGGCAGCGGTTTCAGCTTCATCCGGGAGCGGCTGGGCCTGTGGGAGGTGGCAGCCGCCACGGTGGAAAGCCCCTTCGATTACCAGCGCAACGCCCTCCTCTTCCTGCCCAGCGACATGCCGGAGCCGAATCACGTCCACTACCAGCAGGCGGTGGAGCAGGCCATCATCAAGGCGGCCATGGCCAGCAACGGCGCAACCCTGGTCCTTTTCACCAGCTACAACCAGCTCCGGGCCACGGCGGAGGCCATCCGCGGCCCCCTGGACCGGGCGGGCATCACCGTCCTGCAGCACGGCGTCAGCAGCCGGCAGCGGCTCTTGCGGGAGTTTCGCCAGACGGAGCGGGCCGTCCTGCTGGGCACCCGCAGCTTCTGGGAGGGGATCGACCTGCCTGGCGACGAGCTGCGCTGCCTGCTCATCGTGCGCCTGCCCTTTGCCGTGCCCAGCGACCCCATGGTGGCCGCCCGCAGCGCGGAGATGGAGAACCCCTTCTGGGATTACACCCTGCCCGACGCCATCCTGCGCCTGCGTCAGGGCTTTGGCCGGCTCATCCGGCGCACCACCGACCGGGGCGTGGTCATCATCCTGGACAGCCGCATCTGGCGCAAGGAATACGGCCAGGCGTTCCTGGAATCTCTGCCCACGTGTACGGTCCGCCATGCGCCCCTCTCCAACCTGGACGAGGAGATCCGGCGCTGGCTTCATCCATCTTCAGGAAAGTGA
- a CDS encoding single-stranded-DNA-specific exonuclease RecJ, with protein sequence MSQPWTLRPPVDPAPELLALVDGHRLVAQLLAQRGFDTPEKARPFLDPEAYRPAPPTALLGLARAAELLHESIAAGKRILVWGDFDVDGQTSTATLVAGLRHLAGPERVRFHVPNRFREGHGIQVAVLAEKLADPSFRPDVLLTCDTGIAEGPAIGYAKDQGLTVIVTDHHDLPPELQSLTPGQDPLFGLPPQQVGADSVRRADAIVNPKFQPPDDPLRTLPGVGVAFKLIQALFQQAGQAGQERVFLDLVALGIVADVAEQVHDARYLLQLGLEQLRRTRRIGLLALMEVARLNPATVDAESIAFQLGPRMNAVGRLEDATVAVELLTTTDPIRAGQLAAQMERLNQQRRLLTSQITASALEIIERNPWLLDFNALVLAHPAWHAGIVGIVASRLVEEFQKPTVLLLNPPGQPARGSARSVPGVDIGAAIAACSHLLLGHGGHPGAAGLSLPPENIDRFRRELDRQVEAHRSPDVPPGLVIDAEVPLGELSMPLAEALQRLAPFGNGNPMPQWLSRQLQVVDDRRLGRDGSHRKLLVQAPDGTRQPVIWFHGADGELPAGPVDLVYTLGINEFRGERSLQLSYVASRPGQAHVPEIAVATPAAVPIHDLRSRPVQLADLPGPEQAHWYAEGVHLAHHTPEPGQAVPYAPRTAFAQDISPGAPLVLWSIPPSSALLRWLVETSQPSAIYLCGRPTTDDSVAGVLRSVAGMCKYALERDRLLDVGRMAARLGTTEAVIRHSLLWLEVRGLIQLEEWLAGDAARIRVPEGADHNGEHPEEADILRAELEEQLAEVRAYRRFFLRARVTELGLPASQTPAHPTVHRP encoded by the coding sequence ATGAGTCAACCCTGGACCCTCCGCCCACCTGTAGACCCCGCGCCAGAGCTTCTCGCCCTGGTGGACGGCCATCGGCTGGTGGCCCAACTCCTGGCCCAACGGGGCTTCGACACGCCGGAAAAGGCCCGTCCCTTCCTGGATCCGGAGGCCTACAGGCCGGCTCCGCCCACAGCCCTCCTCGGCCTCGCCCGGGCCGCTGAACTTCTACACGAAAGCATCGCGGCCGGAAAGCGCATCCTGGTCTGGGGGGACTTCGACGTGGACGGGCAGACCAGCACCGCCACCCTGGTGGCCGGTCTGCGCCATCTGGCCGGCCCGGAGCGGGTGCGCTTCCACGTGCCCAACCGCTTCCGGGAAGGCCATGGCATCCAGGTGGCCGTCCTGGCCGAGAAGCTGGCAGATCCCTCCTTTCGGCCGGACGTGCTGCTGACCTGCGACACGGGCATCGCCGAAGGTCCCGCCATTGGCTACGCGAAGGACCAGGGGCTCACGGTCATCGTCACCGACCACCACGACCTCCCCCCCGAGCTCCAGTCGCTGACCCCAGGCCAGGATCCCCTCTTTGGGCTGCCCCCCCAGCAGGTGGGCGCCGACAGCGTGCGCCGGGCCGACGCCATCGTCAACCCCAAGTTCCAGCCCCCCGATGACCCCCTGCGCACCCTGCCCGGCGTGGGCGTGGCTTTCAAGCTCATCCAGGCCCTCTTCCAGCAGGCCGGGCAGGCCGGCCAGGAACGGGTCTTCCTGGACCTGGTGGCCCTGGGCATCGTGGCCGACGTGGCCGAACAGGTCCACGACGCCCGCTACCTGCTCCAGCTGGGCCTGGAACAGCTCCGCCGCACCCGGCGCATCGGCCTGCTGGCCCTCATGGAGGTGGCCCGGCTCAACCCCGCCACGGTGGACGCGGAGTCCATCGCCTTCCAACTGGGGCCTCGGATGAACGCGGTGGGCCGGCTGGAGGACGCCACCGTGGCCGTGGAGCTCCTCACCACCACCGACCCCATCCGGGCCGGCCAGCTGGCCGCGCAGATGGAGCGGCTCAACCAGCAGCGCCGCCTGCTCACCAGCCAGATTACCGCCAGCGCGCTGGAGATCATCGAACGCAATCCCTGGCTGCTGGACTTCAACGCCCTGGTGCTGGCCCATCCCGCCTGGCACGCCGGCATTGTGGGCATCGTCGCCTCCCGGCTGGTGGAAGAGTTCCAAAAGCCCACGGTACTGCTGCTCAACCCGCCCGGCCAGCCGGCCCGGGGCAGCGCCCGCAGCGTCCCCGGGGTGGACATCGGCGCGGCCATCGCGGCCTGCAGCCACCTGCTGCTGGGTCACGGCGGCCACCCGGGCGCAGCGGGCCTCAGCCTGCCCCCGGAAAACATCGACCGCTTCCGCCGGGAGCTGGACCGGCAGGTGGAGGCACACCGCAGCCCGGATGTGCCACCTGGCCTGGTCATCGATGCCGAGGTGCCCCTGGGCGAGCTGTCCATGCCTCTGGCCGAAGCCCTGCAGCGGCTGGCGCCCTTCGGCAACGGCAACCCCATGCCCCAGTGGCTCAGCCGGCAACTGCAGGTGGTGGACGACCGCCGCCTGGGCCGGGACGGCAGCCATCGCAAGCTGCTGGTCCAGGCGCCGGACGGCACCCGCCAGCCGGTCATCTGGTTCCACGGCGCCGATGGCGAACTCCCGGCCGGCCCGGTGGACCTGGTCTATACCCTGGGCATCAATGAATTCCGCGGGGAGCGCAGCCTGCAACTGAGCTACGTGGCCAGCCGGCCCGGCCAGGCCCATGTCCCCGAAATCGCCGTGGCCACGCCGGCGGCCGTGCCCATCCACGACCTGCGGTCCAGGCCCGTCCAGCTGGCCGACCTGCCCGGGCCGGAGCAGGCCCACTGGTACGCGGAGGGGGTCCACCTGGCCCACCACACCCCCGAGCCCGGCCAGGCCGTTCCCTATGCCCCCCGCACGGCCTTCGCCCAGGACATCTCCCCCGGCGCGCCCCTGGTTCTGTGGAGCATTCCGCCATCCTCTGCTCTCCTGCGCTGGCTGGTGGAGACGAGCCAGCCCTCGGCCATTTACCTGTGTGGCCGCCCCACCACGGACGATTCTGTGGCCGGGGTGCTGCGCAGCGTGGCCGGCATGTGCAAATACGCCCTGGAGCGAGACCGGCTGCTGGACGTGGGCCGCATGGCCGCCCGGCTGGGCACCACCGAGGCCGTGATCCGTCACAGCCTGCTCTGGCTGGAGGTGCGGGGGCTGATCCAGCTGGAAGAGTGGCTGGCGGGGGACGCGGCCCGCATCCGGGTGCCCGAAGGAGCAGATCACAACGGAGAACACCCAGAGGAAGCCGACATCCTCCGGGCCGAGCTGGAAGAGCAACTGGCCGAGGTCCGGGCCTACCGGCGCTTTTTCCTGCGGGCCCGGGTGACCGAGCTCGGGCTACCCGCCTCCCAGACACCCGCCCATCCCACCGTTCATCGACCATGA